A genomic window from Ilyobacter polytropus DSM 2926 includes:
- a CDS encoding VOC family protein, producing the protein MATITHFQIPAEDIQRAKKFYQELFGWKIEKVPGDLQYYFIETTDADGTIGVGGGIMKRETPEEQITNFIGVSSINECCPKIVALGGKILQPKSPVVNWGYFAIFCDTENNIFGLWEDDKDATM; encoded by the coding sequence ATGGCTACTATTACTCATTTTCAAATTCCTGCTGAGGACATACAACGAGCAAAAAAATTTTATCAAGAGTTGTTTGGATGGAAAATTGAAAAGGTTCCAGGTGATCTTCAATATTATTTCATAGAAACCACTGATGCTGATGGAACTATAGGAGTCGGCGGTGGAATAATGAAAAGAGAAACTCCTGAAGAACAGATAACTAATTTTATAGGGGTTTCTTCTATCAATGAATGTTGCCCTAAAATAGTCGCTCTCGGTGGAAAAATCCTTCAGCCTAAGTCACCTGTTGTTAACTGGGGCTATTTTGCAATTTTCTGTGATACAGAAAATAATATATTCGGCTTATGGGAAGACGATAAAGATGCAACAATGTAG
- the hisIE gene encoding bifunctional phosphoribosyl-AMP cyclohydrolase/phosphoribosyl-ATP diphosphatase HisIE, giving the protein MDNIKFDEKGLIPAIIQDSTSGQVLMLAYMNEESYKKTIETKQTWFYSRSRKELWNKGATSGNTQTVKELSYDCDGDTLLIKVDQKGPACHTGEKSCFFNRVTEEKNMSLGEILGALDDILKDRKANPVEGSYTTYLYTEGVDKILKKVGEESAEVIIAAKNPDRSELVYEASDLIYHLLVLLNERGVELDEITTQLTGRMK; this is encoded by the coding sequence ATGGATAATATCAAATTTGATGAAAAAGGACTGATACCTGCAATAATACAAGACAGTACAAGCGGACAGGTATTGATGCTGGCATATATGAACGAAGAAAGCTATAAAAAAACCATCGAAACAAAACAGACATGGTTTTATTCTAGAAGCAGAAAAGAACTCTGGAATAAAGGAGCTACCTCTGGTAATACCCAGACAGTAAAGGAACTTTCCTACGACTGCGACGGAGATACTCTTCTTATAAAAGTCGACCAAAAAGGCCCTGCATGTCACACTGGGGAAAAGTCATGTTTTTTCAACAGGGTAACTGAAGAAAAAAATATGAGCCTTGGAGAGATTCTAGGAGCTCTTGATGATATACTGAAAGACAGAAAGGCCAACCCTGTAGAGGGTTCTTACACTACTTACCTCTATACAGAGGGAGTGGACAAGATCCTTAAAAAGGTAGGAGAAGAAAGCGCTGAAGTAATTATCGCCGCTAAAAATCCTGACAGATCTGAACTTGTTTATGAAGCAAGTGACCTTATCTATCACCTGCTGGTACTTTTGAACGAACGTGGGGTAGAATTAGACGAAATAACAACACAGCTTACAGGAAGAATGAAATAA
- a CDS encoding TAXI family TRAP transporter solute-binding subunit — protein sequence MKKKGSILAVLVLVVLGLFTGCSGKKEEAGGEKSAGPAFVTIATGGSSGAYFALGGAISNQLNQKIEGVNSSVQSTGASAVNATLLGTEKVELAFAMNDVVSYAYTGTEVFKEKGKVENLRGIAALYPNFVQLITVEKTGIKEVSDLKGKRVGVGAPGSGTEVNARQILKAYGITYDDIKADYLSYAEAVEQMKNGAVDAAFLTSGLPNSTIMDLSTTQDVKIIPIRKATVEKLAEEYPFYASEVIPAGTYDNEEDVETAAVQTLLVTRADLSDDLVYNITKTIFENLDALKETHSAANSIQLEAVRKGMPIPLHPGAEKYFNEHK from the coding sequence ATGAAAAAGAAAGGTAGTATTTTAGCAGTACTAGTTTTAGTTGTGCTAGGGTTATTTACAGGTTGTTCAGGAAAAAAAGAAGAGGCTGGAGGAGAAAAATCAGCCGGACCTGCCTTTGTAACTATTGCAACAGGTGGAAGTTCAGGGGCTTATTTTGCTCTTGGAGGAGCTATATCAAATCAGCTTAATCAGAAGATAGAAGGAGTTAACTCTTCAGTACAATCTACAGGAGCTTCTGCGGTAAATGCAACTTTATTGGGAACTGAAAAAGTTGAGCTTGCCTTTGCTATGAATGATGTAGTTAGCTATGCATATACAGGAACAGAAGTATTTAAAGAAAAGGGTAAGGTAGAAAACCTAAGAGGTATAGCTGCTTTGTATCCAAATTTTGTTCAACTAATAACAGTAGAAAAGACTGGAATTAAAGAAGTTTCAGACTTAAAAGGAAAAAGAGTTGGAGTCGGTGCTCCAGGAAGTGGAACAGAGGTTAATGCACGTCAAATCCTAAAAGCTTACGGAATCACTTATGATGATATCAAGGCGGATTATCTGTCATATGCAGAGGCAGTAGAGCAGATGAAAAACGGAGCTGTAGATGCAGCATTCCTTACTTCAGGTCTTCCAAATTCTACTATAATGGATTTATCAACAACTCAAGATGTAAAGATTATACCTATAAGAAAGGCGACTGTTGAAAAGCTTGCAGAAGAATATCCTTTCTATGCATCAGAAGTTATCCCAGCAGGAACTTATGACAATGAAGAGGATGTAGAGACAGCAGCAGTACAGACTCTTCTTGTAACAAGAGCAGATCTAAGTGATGACTTAGTATACAACATAACAAAGACTATATTTGAAAATTTAGATGCATTAAAAGAAACACACTCAGCAGCAAACAGCATACAGCTTGAAGCAGTTAGAAAAGGGATGCCTATACCACTTCATCCTGGGGCAGAAAAATATTTTAACGAGCATAAATAA
- a CDS encoding TRAP transporter permease has translation MQDKKLLDDEEIINCSESTCDVEPEVADEELLEKFDTEARFRKFGRETTPGKIVFIMAVALSIFHLYTAWRGPLVTLMHRAVHTSVIMSLIFILYPFTKKSPKNKPTILDWSFSALSLSLGAYIVINYNALVMRAGMPNDIDIAFGIMAILLVLEAARRITGKEITILATIFLLYAFLGPRLPGLIAHRGYGIRDIADYMYLSTEGIYGIAIGVSSTYIFLFVLFGAFLQKSGMGQFFNDLSMALAGSGKGGPAKVAVISSGFLGSINGSAIANVVTTGAFTIPLMKKIGYDKEFSGGVEAAASCGGQILPPVMGATAFIMAEYLGVKYITIAKSAVIPALLYYLGVIVIIHLRACKRGLNGLPKDQLPKAGVVLKEKGHLLLPLFGLLYFLLSGKTPIYAAFWSILLTIVASALKKETRMSFGDIIDSLESGARTALGVAMSCAVVGLIIGVATQTGFGLKLAGAILFLGKGKLFLTLVLTMVACIVLGMGLPSIPAYIITATMAAPALYKMGVPHLVSHMFVFYFGMLANLTPPVALAAFAGAGIAGGSPSKTGFEAVKLALAGFIVPYVFVYSPSLLLVDTTLVKTILVVITASIGVMALGAAVEGYLNKDLNFLERILLLTAALLLIKPGLYSDLTGVSLFVAIFMISRIKLNKEASKA, from the coding sequence ATGCAGGATAAAAAACTTCTAGATGATGAAGAAATAATTAATTGTTCCGAGTCAACGTGTGATGTAGAACCTGAAGTTGCCGATGAGGAGCTACTTGAAAAATTTGATACAGAGGCTAGATTTAGAAAATTTGGAAGAGAAACCACACCTGGTAAAATTGTATTTATAATGGCAGTGGCTTTATCAATCTTTCATCTGTACACAGCATGGAGAGGTCCACTGGTTACTCTAATGCACAGAGCGGTACATACATCAGTTATAATGTCTTTGATTTTTATTCTTTATCCATTTACAAAAAAATCTCCTAAAAATAAGCCGACAATATTGGACTGGAGCTTTTCGGCTCTTTCCCTGAGTCTCGGAGCCTATATTGTTATTAATTACAATGCATTGGTAATGAGGGCAGGGATGCCAAATGACATTGACATCGCCTTTGGTATTATGGCAATACTTTTGGTACTTGAAGCGGCCAGAAGAATAACCGGAAAAGAGATAACAATTCTCGCCACAATTTTTCTTTTATATGCATTTTTGGGACCGAGACTTCCTGGTCTTATTGCACATAGAGGATACGGCATAAGGGATATTGCAGATTACATGTATCTTTCTACAGAGGGGATATATGGTATAGCTATAGGGGTTTCCTCTACTTATATTTTCCTTTTTGTTTTATTTGGTGCCTTTCTTCAAAAATCAGGAATGGGACAGTTTTTCAATGATCTTTCCATGGCCCTTGCTGGTTCTGGAAAAGGGGGACCTGCAAAAGTCGCAGTAATCTCGAGTGGATTCTTAGGGTCAATAAATGGTAGTGCTATAGCCAACGTTGTAACTACCGGGGCCTTCACCATACCACTTATGAAAAAAATAGGTTATGATAAAGAATTTTCAGGGGGAGTAGAGGCTGCAGCTTCTTGCGGTGGACAGATATTACCTCCTGTTATGGGAGCAACTGCTTTTATCATGGCAGAGTATCTGGGAGTTAAGTATATAACCATAGCAAAATCAGCTGTAATTCCAGCACTTTTATATTATCTAGGGGTAATAGTAATAATACACCTGAGAGCATGTAAAAGAGGACTTAATGGCCTGCCAAAGGATCAGCTTCCTAAGGCTGGGGTAGTTTTAAAGGAAAAAGGACACCTCTTGCTTCCGCTATTTGGTCTGCTTTATTTTCTTTTGAGTGGTAAGACACCTATTTATGCTGCATTTTGGTCTATACTTCTTACTATAGTTGCCAGCGCACTTAAGAAAGAGACTAGAATGAGTTTTGGAGACATAATCGATTCTCTAGAAAGTGGAGCACGTACTGCTCTTGGAGTTGCTATGTCCTGTGCAGTAGTTGGACTTATAATAGGTGTAGCGACGCAGACAGGATTTGGTCTGAAACTTGCAGGGGCCATCCTGTTTTTGGGAAAAGGGAAATTGTTTTTGACTTTGGTACTGACAATGGTAGCCTGTATAGTTCTAGGAATGGGTCTACCATCAATACCGGCTTATATAATAACAGCTACAATGGCTGCTCCGGCACTTTATAAAATGGGAGTTCCGCACCTTGTATCCCATATGTTTGTATTCTATTTTGGGATGCTGGCCAATCTCACTCCGCCTGTTGCATTGGCAGCCTTTGCAGGGGCAGGTATAGCAGGTGGAAGTCCTTCAAAAACTGGATTTGAGGCGGTAAAACTTGCTCTGGCAGGATTTATAGTACCATATGTTTTTGTCTATTCTCCATCACTACTGTTAGTGGATACTACTCTTGTAAAGACTATATTGGTAGTGATAACTGCATCTATAGGGGTAATGGCATTAGGCGCCGCAGTAGAGGGGTATCTCAATAAAGACCTGAATTTTTTAGAAAGGATTCTGCTACTTACAGCAGCTTTGCTTCTCATAAAACCAGGTTTATATTCAGATTTGACAGGAGTGTCTCTGTTTGTTGCGATCTTTATGATCAGCAGGATAAAATTAAATAAAGAGGCCTCGAAGGCTTAA
- a CDS encoding TAXI family TRAP transporter solute-binding subunit, whose protein sequence is MRNKSSVLVGFVLFMLMVMTGCSGEKEDGAQGKKAENVFVTIATGGSSGAYFALGGAISNQLNQKVEGINSSVQSTGASAVNATLLGTEKVELAFAMNDVVSYAYTGTEVFKEKGKVETLRGIAALYPNFVQLITVEKTGIKEVSDLKGKRVGVGAPGSGTEVNARQILKAHGITYDDIKADYLSYAEAIEQMKNGAVDAAFLTSGLPNSTIMDLSTTQDVKIIPIRKESVEKLAEEYPFYASEVIPAGTYDNEEDVETAAVQTLLVTRADLSDDLVYNITKTIFENLDALKETHSAANSIQLEAVRKGMPIPLHPGAEKYFNEHK, encoded by the coding sequence ATGAGAAATAAAAGTTCTGTATTAGTTGGATTTGTTCTTTTTATGTTAATGGTAATGACTGGATGTAGCGGTGAGAAAGAGGATGGTGCACAAGGTAAAAAAGCTGAAAATGTTTTTGTAACTATTGCAACTGGTGGAAGTTCAGGGGCTTATTTTGCTCTTGGAGGAGCTATATCAAATCAGCTTAATCAGAAAGTTGAAGGAATCAACTCATCTGTACAATCTACAGGAGCTTCTGCAGTAAATGCAACTTTATTGGGAACTGAAAAAGTTGAACTTGCCTTTGCTATGAATGACGTAGTTAGTTATGCATATACAGGAACAGAAGTATTTAAAGAAAAGGGGAAGGTAGAAACCTTAAGAGGTATAGCTGCTTTGTATCCAAACTTTGTTCAACTAATAACAGTAGAAAAGACTGGAATTAAAGAAGTTTCAGACTTAAAAGGAAAAAGAGTTGGAGTCGGTGCTCCAGGAAGTGGAACAGAGGTTAATGCACGTCAAATATTGAAGGCTCATGGAATCACTTATGACGATATCAAAGCGGATTATCTGTCATATGCAGAGGCAATAGAGCAGATGAAAAACGGAGCTGTAGATGCAGCATTCCTTACTTCAGGTCTTCCAAATTCTACTATAATGGACTTATCAACAACTCAAGATGTAAAGATTATACCTATAAGAAAGGAATCAGTTGAAAAACTTGCAGAAGAATATCCTTTCTATGCATCAGAAGTTATCCCAGCAGGAACTTATGACAATGAAGAAGATGTAGAGACGGCAGCAGTACAGACTCTTCTTGTAACAAGAGCAGATCTAAGTGATGACTTAGTATACAACATAACAAAGACTATATTTGAAAATTTAGATGCATTAAAAGAAACACACTCAGCAGCAAACAGCATACAGCTTGAAGCAGTTAGAAAAGGGATGCCTATACCACTTCATCCTGGGGCAGAAAAATATTTTAACGAGCATAAATAG
- a CDS encoding TRAP transporter permease: MKNDEVKEEKIIDCTDYSCDIKPEIADENLLEKFDTEARFRKFGRETTSGKIVFLVAVALSIFHLYTAWSGPLVTLVHRSVHVSVIMSLVYLLYPASKKSSREKPSILDWVFSGLSLSLAGYIVLNYNSLVMRAGMPNNLDIAFGIMAIILVLEAGRRITGKEIAILASIFLLYAFFGSKLPNLIAHRGYGIRDIADYMYLSTEGIYGIAIGVSSTYIFLFVLFGSFLQKSGMGQFFNDLSMALAGSGKGGPAKVAVISSGFLGSINGSAIANVVTTGAFTIPLMKKIGYDKEFAGAVEAAASCGGQILPPVMGATAFIMAEYLGVKYIKIATAAIIPALLYYMGVIVIIHLRACKKGLNGMPKDQLPKTSLVMKEKGHLLLPLFGLLYFLISGKTPIYAAFWSIIFTIIASSLRKETRMSFKDIIDCLEDGSRTALGVAMSCAVVGLIIGVATQTGFGLKLAGAILFLGKGKLLLTLMLTMVACIVLGMGLPSIPAYIITATMAAPALAKMGVPHLVSHMFVFYFGMLANLTPPVALAAFAGAGIAGGSPSKTGFEAVKLALAGFIVPYVFVYSPSLLLIDTTITKTILVVATAALGVLAMGASVEGYLNKNLNMGERMAMFAASLMLIIPGIYTDIAGVIIFGTLFVLSKISLAKAVSEA, encoded by the coding sequence ATGAAAAACGATGAAGTAAAGGAAGAAAAAATAATTGACTGTACGGATTATTCTTGTGATATCAAGCCTGAAATAGCTGATGAAAATTTACTTGAAAAATTTGATACAGAGGCTAGATTTAGAAAATTTGGTAGAGAGACCACTTCTGGTAAGATTGTATTTTTAGTGGCGGTAGCTTTGTCTATTTTCCACCTCTATACCGCTTGGAGTGGCCCATTAGTTACTCTTGTACACAGATCTGTACACGTTTCTGTAATAATGTCCTTAGTTTATCTTCTTTATCCGGCCAGTAAAAAATCCTCAAGAGAAAAGCCCTCTATACTGGATTGGGTTTTTTCCGGATTGTCCCTGAGTCTCGCAGGATATATTGTTTTAAATTATAATAGTTTGGTTATGAGAGCAGGTATGCCAAATAACCTTGATATAGCCTTTGGAATTATGGCTATAATATTAGTGCTTGAAGCTGGAAGAAGAATAACAGGAAAAGAGATCGCTATTCTTGCTAGTATATTCTTACTTTATGCATTTTTTGGATCAAAACTTCCCAATCTAATAGCACACAGAGGATATGGAATAAGAGATATAGCTGATTATATGTACCTTTCAACAGAGGGAATATACGGAATTGCTATAGGGGTTTCTTCTACTTATATATTTCTTTTTGTACTCTTTGGATCGTTTTTACAAAAGTCAGGGATGGGACAATTTTTTAACGACCTTTCCATGGCTCTCGCAGGATCAGGAAAGGGAGGACCTGCAAAGGTTGCAGTAATTTCAAGCGGATTTTTAGGGTCAATAAATGGTAGTGCCATTGCAAATGTTGTTACAACAGGGGCATTTACAATACCACTTATGAAAAAAATAGGATATGACAAGGAATTTGCCGGTGCAGTAGAGGCGGCAGCTTCTTGCGGTGGACAGATACTACCTCCTGTTATGGGTGCAACTGCATTTATAATGGCAGAGTATCTCGGAGTGAAATATATCAAGATAGCAACTGCAGCAATAATTCCTGCACTTTTATACTACATGGGAGTAATAGTAATAATTCATTTAAGAGCCTGTAAAAAAGGGCTAAATGGTATGCCAAAAGATCAGCTTCCTAAAACCAGCCTGGTGATGAAAGAGAAAGGACATCTATTATTGCCGTTATTTGGACTCCTTTATTTCTTAATAAGTGGTAAAACACCAATTTATGCAGCTTTTTGGTCTATTATATTTACCATAATTGCCAGCTCTCTTAGAAAAGAGACTAGAATGAGTTTCAAGGATATAATAGACTGCCTTGAAGATGGATCTCGTACAGCACTTGGAGTTGCCATGTCTTGTGCAGTAGTTGGACTTATAATAGGTGTAGCTACTCAGACAGGTTTTGGACTAAAATTAGCAGGGGCAATTTTATTCTTAGGGAAAGGAAAATTACTATTAACTTTGATGCTCACAATGGTAGCTTGTATAGTTCTAGGAATGGGTCTACCATCAATACCGGCTTACATAATTACAGCTACAATGGCTGCTCCGGCACTTGCTAAAATGGGAGTACCACATCTTGTATCTCATATGTTTGTATTTTACTTTGGTATGCTAGCTAACCTCACTCCACCTGTTGCATTGGCAGCCTTTGCAGGGGCAGGTATAGCAGGGGGAAGTCCTTCAAAAACAGGATTTGAGGCAGTGAAACTTGCTCTTGCAGGATTTATAGTACCATATGTTTTTGTTTACTCACCTTCACTACTTCTTATTGACACAACAATTACCAAGACTATACTGGTAGTTGCTACAGCCGCTCTGGGAGTTTTGGCTATGGGAGCATCAGTAGAGGGATATCTCAATAAAAATCTGAATATGGGCGAGAGAATGGCAATGTTTGCAGCTTCACTCATGTTGATTATACCTGGAATATATACTGATATTGCAGGAGTAATAATATTTGGAACACTATTTGTATTGAGTAAAATTAGTTTAGCTAAGGCAGTTTCCGAGGCATAA
- the hisA gene encoding 1-(5-phosphoribosyl)-5-[(5-phosphoribosylamino)methylideneamino]imidazole-4-carboxamide isomerase, with protein sequence MIIFPAIDLKDGKAVRLSKGDFNRVDVFSDKPWEVAKGFEEKGAEWIHLVDLDGAKDGENKNLDVIKKIREVVNVKLQLGGGIRTLETAEMLLNMGIDRIILGTAAIENPDLLKVLVEKYKEKIAVSVDEKNGKAATKGWLEESSIDAFDLCKSLKEIGVKTIIYTDISKDGMMAGPNFDAYVKINKLGVDVIASGGVSAPEDIAVLRKADIYGAIVGKAIYLGKIKLEEVL encoded by the coding sequence ATGATAATTTTTCCGGCAATAGATCTAAAAGACGGAAAGGCAGTGAGACTGAGCAAGGGGGACTTCAACAGAGTTGACGTTTTTTCAGACAAACCATGGGAAGTTGCAAAGGGTTTTGAAGAAAAAGGTGCAGAGTGGATACACCTTGTAGACTTAGATGGTGCAAAAGATGGGGAAAATAAAAATCTTGATGTAATAAAAAAAATAAGAGAAGTGGTAAATGTAAAACTTCAGCTAGGAGGAGGAATAAGAACCCTTGAAACTGCTGAAATGCTTTTAAACATGGGAATAGACAGAATAATTTTGGGAACAGCAGCAATTGAAAATCCAGATTTGCTGAAAGTCCTTGTTGAAAAATATAAAGAGAAGATAGCTGTATCTGTAGATGAAAAAAATGGAAAGGCCGCTACAAAAGGATGGCTTGAAGAAAGCAGCATCGATGCATTTGATCTTTGTAAATCCCTAAAAGAAATAGGGGTAAAAACAATAATCTATACAGATATATCAAAAGACGGGATGATGGCCGGACCAAACTTTGATGCCTATGTGAAAATAAATAAACTTGGGGTAGATGTAATAGCCTCTGGAGGAGTAAGTGCTCCTGAAGATATAGCGGTCTTGAGAAAAGCCGATATTTACGGAGCTATAGTTGGAAAAGCTATATATTTAGGTAAGATAAAACTTGAAGAAGTGCTTTAG
- the hisH gene encoding imidazole glycerol phosphate synthase subunit HisH: MIAIIDYGVGNIHSVMSALNKLNIENILTADPEIIKKADGILLPGVGAFRDAIKSLEDTGLVPLIKDCVAEGKPLLGICLGMQLLYEKSFEDGEYEGLGLLKGEVISFKSRISEDLKIPHMGWNRLNVKKDSQLFKYLGEDEFVYYVHSYYASGKSEDLLASSEYGIEVPGVVGHGNIMGMQFHPEKSSSTGLKLLKAFGEMVK, translated from the coding sequence ATGATCGCAATTATAGATTACGGTGTGGGAAATATTCACTCTGTTATGAGTGCCTTAAATAAACTTAATATCGAAAATATTTTGACTGCCGATCCTGAGATAATAAAAAAAGCCGATGGAATACTTCTTCCTGGGGTGGGTGCATTTAGAGATGCCATAAAAAGTCTCGAAGATACGGGTCTGGTTCCCCTCATAAAAGATTGTGTGGCTGAGGGTAAGCCATTGCTCGGAATCTGTCTGGGTATGCAGCTGCTATATGAAAAAAGTTTTGAAGACGGAGAATATGAAGGTCTTGGGCTACTAAAAGGAGAAGTTATATCTTTTAAATCCCGTATATCTGAGGATTTGAAAATACCCCATATGGGATGGAATAGATTAAATGTAAAAAAAGATTCTCAACTTTTTAAGTATCTAGGAGAGGATGAATTTGTATATTATGTACACAGCTATTATGCTAGCGGGAAAAGTGAAGACTTACTGGCGTCTAGCGAGTATGGTATAGAGGTTCCAGGGGTAGTGGGACACGGAAATATAATGGGGATGCAGTTCCACCCTGAAAAAAGTAGCAGTACAGGATTAAAACTATTAAAAGCATTTGGGGAGATGGTGAAATGA
- the hisF gene encoding imidazole glycerol phosphate synthase subunit HisF, whose protein sequence is MITKRIIPCLDVRNGQVVKGVNFEGVRDIDNPVNLAEMYNEMGADELVFYDITATNEGRELFSDIVEQVANEVFIPLTVGGGINTLQDFDRVLKAGADKVSVNSGAIKNPELIREAALKYGNQCVVLSVDIKRVNGIFKVFLNGGRKETDLEAIEWIKYGCSLGAGEVVVNSIDTDGVKGGFDLELLKAVGDVVDVPVIASGGAGKMEDFKILFEKLPKIDAGLAASIFHFGEVKIPDLKKYLKEQGIEIRI, encoded by the coding sequence ATGATAACCAAGAGAATTATCCCGTGTTTAGATGTAAGAAATGGTCAGGTGGTTAAGGGGGTCAACTTTGAAGGAGTCAGAGATATTGATAATCCTGTAAACCTTGCCGAAATGTACAACGAGATGGGAGCCGACGAACTGGTTTTTTATGATATAACTGCCACCAATGAAGGAAGAGAGCTTTTCAGTGATATCGTAGAGCAGGTGGCAAATGAAGTATTTATACCGCTTACAGTGGGAGGGGGTATAAATACTTTGCAGGACTTTGACAGGGTTTTAAAAGCCGGGGCGGACAAAGTAAGTGTGAACTCAGGAGCTATAAAAAATCCTGAGCTTATAAGAGAAGCTGCACTAAAGTACGGTAATCAATGTGTAGTCCTATCTGTAGATATAAAAAGAGTAAATGGAATCTTCAAAGTTTTTTTAAACGGTGGAAGAAAGGAAACTGATCTAGAAGCCATAGAATGGATAAAATATGGATGCAGTCTCGGAGCTGGAGAAGTAGTGGTAAACAGTATAGACACCGACGGGGTAAAAGGCGGATTCGACTTAGAACTTCTAAAGGCTGTGGGAGATGTTGTAGACGTCCCTGTAATTGCCTCAGGAGGAGCTGGAAAAATGGAGGATTTCAAGATACTTTTTGAAAAACTTCCAAAAATAGATGCAGGTCTTGCAGCCTCTATTTTCCACTTTGGAGAGGTAAAAATACCTGATCTCAAGAAATACTTGAAAGAACAGGGAATCGAAATCAGAATATAA
- a CDS encoding cyclic nucleotide-binding domain-containing protein has translation MKNYEAILNVEEIAPILKKISIFTGISNSKLCKLVPSLKKVEYEDSELIFSQGSPPSHIYIIMRGRVKLIEYVNYTPYQLFELGEGNCIGEASIIGIQTHEVTAVSKGNTEFIVLPKKVFLEIFETDKELFCLLVLNIAKEVSKRLAKTDNLLLQYIDKNKHPY, from the coding sequence ATGAAAAACTATGAGGCCATATTAAACGTGGAAGAAATAGCCCCTATACTCAAAAAAATATCCATTTTTACTGGGATATCCAATTCCAAATTGTGTAAACTCGTCCCTAGTCTTAAAAAGGTAGAATATGAGGACTCTGAACTTATATTTTCTCAAGGAAGCCCACCTTCACACATATATATAATAATGAGAGGACGGGTAAAGCTGATAGAGTACGTCAACTACACACCATACCAGCTTTTTGAGTTAGGAGAGGGCAACTGTATAGGGGAAGCCTCTATAATAGGTATACAAACCCATGAGGTAACAGCCGTTTCAAAGGGAAATACAGAATTTATAGTCCTTCCTAAAAAAGTATTTTTAGAAATTTTCGAAACAGATAAAGAGCTTTTTTGTCTGCTAGTACTTAATATTGCAAAAGAGGTGTCAAAAAGACTTGCAAAAACAGATAATCTTTTACTTCAATATATAGATAAAAACAAACACCCCTATTAG
- the hisB gene encoding imidazoleglycerol-phosphate dehydratase HisB has protein sequence MRTGQVMRNTKETNIELELNLDGTGKYDISTGVGFFDHMMELFTRHGLFDIKLKVKGDTYIDCHHSVEDAGIALGKAFKDALGDMKGIKRYGSFYLPMDETLTLSAVDISGRSYLYMDPIPDKRVGDMESEMVKEFFWGFVRNAGITLHIKLIHGENTHHIIESIFKGVARALDQAVTIDSRTIGEIPSTKGVI, from the coding sequence GTGAGAACAGGTCAGGTAATGAGAAACACAAAAGAAACCAATATAGAGCTCGAGTTAAATCTTGACGGAACTGGAAAATACGACATCTCAACAGGTGTGGGTTTTTTTGATCATATGATGGAGCTTTTTACAAGACACGGTTTATTTGATATAAAGCTAAAAGTAAAGGGAGACACCTATATCGACTGCCATCACTCGGTAGAAGATGCAGGAATCGCACTAGGTAAGGCTTTTAAAGATGCTCTCGGGGATATGAAGGGAATAAAAAGATATGGAAGTTTTTATCTTCCTATGGATGAAACCCTGACTCTAAGTGCAGTGGACATAAGTGGAAGGTCCTATCTTTATATGGATCCTATCCCTGATAAAAGAGTGGGAGATATGGAGAGTGAGATGGTAAAGGAATTTTTTTGGGGTTTTGTAAGAAATGCCGGGATAACACTTCATATAAAGCTTATTCACGGGGAGAATACTCATCATATAATAGAGAGTATATTTAAAGGTGTAGCCCGAGCTTTGGATCAGGCTGTGACTATAGATAGCAGAACTATAGGGGAGATCCCTTCTACAAAAGGAGTGATATAA